In a single window of the Pseudochaenichthys georgianus chromosome 16, fPseGeo1.2, whole genome shotgun sequence genome:
- the LOC117461123 gene encoding serine/arginine repetitive matrix protein 1-like isoform X1 codes for MSTDRPKRNIIKKKYDISDGMPWCEERLVRKVLFLSLREFRDTHRATQRNSHIHTRAHKHTTKSTLLHAQRKTRTLPKTHKQQNTRTRQSVHTPRQRPPITHTQKNTQNMHISKPPHNVSQDSCTPRNKCTSALQNMQTQSGRMAHTVQPTRDNTHTLQRNAASTRTLRSHKTLPLLNSKHTHVAQHKHSVKNTQTLLKAATPPRTLRSHPPTRLRGSLVNGSISGCQSLLSARWSLSLQTQLRPAGLHRHRDDSSSKRPRLQAQRKFAQSPPSSPGPPAMMSSARGKHTHNLAVVTCLTRRRPKTEDFLSFLCLRGSAALPSNMGFLASGRAKEPAGTQHLPSCLPTNHKTAAQGNNTRLFSRTTVQRDSRSLRGGSFCPLSARAQRRRDRERRSREGGAERHLLRPRQVRRTDQVSMVTGLSDQRASCVRSVPILKASSGGASRRSPRPSPRPSPRPSPRPSPRPSPRPSNTCKPRLQEAKKKHLTQRSKHQLPRNHRLPPQPRTTPDKSRNPKTFSSVQNSGRRPSRTQTPVTNGSAIRVLTENPEVLRSSRRRRGLPPDTSPTPLNNKNSKKARTVQCSHADVPEERDCHVGEIPQRDASCDADVSEITEDLPQDTCVGEMAVERGCGVSEDKHVETLSAVPSQEEVNLSTMITHSELGPVSEVISRHLRGRRLQRHQTVPRLMTRTADSRRRTAAIQAAMNSLTSTHTHSNPPASVFAKHTAKGTNTCTSKDMTKCTSPSSICSTILNSKGAVKDSSKGTTEDCSAVSSYSNTSRGSAKGPTQTKSTTSAIKTRSSPRILQRR; via the exons ATGAGTACGGACAGACCCAAACGGAACATCATCAAAAAGAAATAT GACATCAGTGACGGCATGCCGTGGTGTGAAGAACGTCTCGTCCGCAAAGTCCTCTTCCTGTCCCTCAGGGAATTCAGAGACACACACCGTGCCACACAAAGaaactcacacatacacacgcgtGCACACAAGCACACAACTAAAAGTACTCTCCTTCATGCTCAGCGAAAGACACGGACACTGCCAAAAACCCACAAGCAGCAAAACACACGCACAAGACAGAGTGTGCACACGCCACGACAAAGACCacctatcacacacacacagaaaaacacacaaaatatgCACATTTCAAAACCCCCCCATAACGTGTCTCAGGACTCGTGCACACCGAGAAATAAATGTACGTCCGCCCTACAGAACATGCAAACACAATCAGGGAGAATGGCACACACTGTACAACCCACAcgagataacacacacacactccagagGAACGCTGCATCCACCAGGACACTACGCTCGCATAAAACACTGCCGCTGCTCAactcaaaacacacacatgttgcCCAGCACAAACACTCAGTGAAGAACACACAGACACTGCTGAAGGCTGCTACCCCCCCGAGGACGCTGCGCTCACACCCCCCCACACGCCTCAGGG GCTCCCTGGTTAATGGCAGCATCAGCGGCTGTCAGTCCCTGCTGTCGGCCCGCTGGAGCCTCTCCCTCCAGACGCAGCTCCGCCCGGCCGGCCTCCACCGCCACAGGGACGACTCGTCCAGCAAGAG ACCCCGGCTGCAGGCGCAGAGGAAGTTTGCTCAGTCCCCTCCCAGCTCTCCAGGGCCGCCAGCAATGATGTCATCAGCACGAGGtaagcacacacacaacctggCGGTGGTCACCTGTCTGACGAGGAGGCGACCCAAGACCGAGGACTTCCTGTCCTTTCTCTGTCTGAGAG GTTCAGCAGCGTTGCCTAGCAACATGGGCTTCTTAGCGAGTGGACGAGCGAAGGAGCCAGCTGGCACTCAGCATCTTCCTTCCTGCCTCCCAACCAATCACAAGACTGCAGCGCAGGGGAATAACACACGCCTCTTCAGCAGAACAACAG TGCAGCGGGACTCTCGCTCTCTGAGGGGGGGCTCCTTCTGCCCTCTGAGCGCCCGGGCACAGAGGAggagggacagagagaggaggagtAGAGAGGGGGGAGCTGAGAGACACCTGCTGAGACCCCGGCAGGTCAGGAGGACAGACCAG gtttccatggtgactgGACTCTCTGATCAAAGAGCTTCCTGTGTCAGGTCAGTACCCATATTAAAGGCGAGCTCCGGGGGAGCAAGCAGACGCTCCCCCAGGCCCTCCCCCAGGCCCTCCCCCAGGCCCTCCCCCAGACCCTCCCCCAGACCCTCCCCCAGGCCTAGCAATACCTGTAAACCCAGACTCCAGGAAGCCAAAAAAAAACACCTCACCCAGCGCAGCAAACACCAGCTGCCTCGCAACCACCGCCTTCCTCCACAACCCCGCACCACCCCAGACAAATCCAGAAACCCCAAGACCTTCAGCAGTGTGCAGAACTCAGGAAGACGTCCCAGCAGGACTCAAACCCCAGTGACTAATGGCTCAGCGATTAGAGTGCTCACTGAGAACCCTGAGGTTCTGAGGTCATCCAGGAGAAGGAGAGGCCTCCCCCCCGACACCAGCCCCACCCCTCTGAACAACAAGAACTCAAAGAAGGCCAGGACAGTGCAGTGCAGCCATGCTGATGTCCCAGAGGAGAGGGACTGCCATGTTGGGGAGATCCCTCAGAGGGACGCCAGCTGTGATGCAGATGTAAGTGAAATCACTGAAGACCTTCCACAGGACACATGTGTTGGAGAGATGGCAGTGGAGAGGGGTTGTGGCGTTAGTGAAGACAAACATGTTGAAACGTTGTCCGCCGTCCCTTCTCAAGAAGAGGTCAACCTTTCCACCATGATCACACACTCTGAGCTAGGCCCCGTCAGTGAGGTCATCAGCAGACATCTGAGAGGCCGAAGGCTCCAGAGACATCAGACTGTCCCCAGACTAATGACCAGGACTGCTGATTCCAGGAGGAGGACTGCTGCCATTCAAGCTGCTATGAACTCATTGacttctacacacacacacagtaacccACCAGCCAGTGTTTTTGCCAAGCACACTGCTAAGGGCACTAACACATGTACTAGCAAGGACATGACCAAGTGTACTTCACCATCCAGCATATGCTCCACAATCCTGAATTCCAAAGGTGCTGTAAAAGACTCTTCTAAGGGTACCACAGAGGACTGTTCAGCTGTCAGTAGTTATTCCAACACTTCCAGGGGCTCTGCAAAGGGCCCCACCCAGACCAAGTCTACTACCTCAGCCATTAAGACCAGAAGCAGCCCTAGAATCCTTCAGAGGCGCTAA
- the LOC117461123 gene encoding serine/arginine repetitive matrix protein 1-like isoform X2, with amino-acid sequence MSTDRPKRNIIKKKYDISDGMPWCEERLVRKVLFLSLREFRDTHRATQRNSHIHTRAHKHTTKSTLLHAQRKTRTLPKTHKQQNTRTRQSVHTPRQRPPITHTQKNTQNMHISKPPHNVSQDSCTPRNKCTSALQNMQTQSGRMAHTVQPTRDNTHTLQRNAASTRTLRSHKTLPLLNSKHTHVAQHKHSVKNTQTLLKAATPPRTLRSHPPTRLRGSLVNGSISGCQSLLSARWSLSLQTQLRPAGLHRHRDDSSSKRPRLQAQRKFAQSPPSSPGPPAMMSSARGKHTHNLAVVTCLTRRRPKTEDFLSFLCLRGSAALPSNMGFLASGRAKEPAGTQHLPSCLPTNHKTAAQGNNTRLFSRTTVQRDSRSLRGGSFCPLSARAQRRRDRERRSREGGAERHLLRPRQVSMVTGLSDQRASCVRSVPILKASSGGASRRSPRPSPRPSPRPSPRPSPRPSPRPSNTCKPRLQEAKKKHLTQRSKHQLPRNHRLPPQPRTTPDKSRNPKTFSSVQNSGRRPSRTQTPVTNGSAIRVLTENPEVLRSSRRRRGLPPDTSPTPLNNKNSKKARTVQCSHADVPEERDCHVGEIPQRDASCDADVSEITEDLPQDTCVGEMAVERGCGVSEDKHVETLSAVPSQEEVNLSTMITHSELGPVSEVISRHLRGRRLQRHQTVPRLMTRTADSRRRTAAIQAAMNSLTSTHTHSNPPASVFAKHTAKGTNTCTSKDMTKCTSPSSICSTILNSKGAVKDSSKGTTEDCSAVSSYSNTSRGSAKGPTQTKSTTSAIKTRSSPRILQRR; translated from the exons ATGAGTACGGACAGACCCAAACGGAACATCATCAAAAAGAAATAT GACATCAGTGACGGCATGCCGTGGTGTGAAGAACGTCTCGTCCGCAAAGTCCTCTTCCTGTCCCTCAGGGAATTCAGAGACACACACCGTGCCACACAAAGaaactcacacatacacacgcgtGCACACAAGCACACAACTAAAAGTACTCTCCTTCATGCTCAGCGAAAGACACGGACACTGCCAAAAACCCACAAGCAGCAAAACACACGCACAAGACAGAGTGTGCACACGCCACGACAAAGACCacctatcacacacacacagaaaaacacacaaaatatgCACATTTCAAAACCCCCCCATAACGTGTCTCAGGACTCGTGCACACCGAGAAATAAATGTACGTCCGCCCTACAGAACATGCAAACACAATCAGGGAGAATGGCACACACTGTACAACCCACAcgagataacacacacacactccagagGAACGCTGCATCCACCAGGACACTACGCTCGCATAAAACACTGCCGCTGCTCAactcaaaacacacacatgttgcCCAGCACAAACACTCAGTGAAGAACACACAGACACTGCTGAAGGCTGCTACCCCCCCGAGGACGCTGCGCTCACACCCCCCCACACGCCTCAGGG GCTCCCTGGTTAATGGCAGCATCAGCGGCTGTCAGTCCCTGCTGTCGGCCCGCTGGAGCCTCTCCCTCCAGACGCAGCTCCGCCCGGCCGGCCTCCACCGCCACAGGGACGACTCGTCCAGCAAGAG ACCCCGGCTGCAGGCGCAGAGGAAGTTTGCTCAGTCCCCTCCCAGCTCTCCAGGGCCGCCAGCAATGATGTCATCAGCACGAGGtaagcacacacacaacctggCGGTGGTCACCTGTCTGACGAGGAGGCGACCCAAGACCGAGGACTTCCTGTCCTTTCTCTGTCTGAGAG GTTCAGCAGCGTTGCCTAGCAACATGGGCTTCTTAGCGAGTGGACGAGCGAAGGAGCCAGCTGGCACTCAGCATCTTCCTTCCTGCCTCCCAACCAATCACAAGACTGCAGCGCAGGGGAATAACACACGCCTCTTCAGCAGAACAACAG TGCAGCGGGACTCTCGCTCTCTGAGGGGGGGCTCCTTCTGCCCTCTGAGCGCCCGGGCACAGAGGAggagggacagagagaggaggagtAGAGAGGGGGGAGCTGAGAGACACCTGCTGAGACCCCGGCAG gtttccatggtgactgGACTCTCTGATCAAAGAGCTTCCTGTGTCAGGTCAGTACCCATATTAAAGGCGAGCTCCGGGGGAGCAAGCAGACGCTCCCCCAGGCCCTCCCCCAGGCCCTCCCCCAGGCCCTCCCCCAGACCCTCCCCCAGACCCTCCCCCAGGCCTAGCAATACCTGTAAACCCAGACTCCAGGAAGCCAAAAAAAAACACCTCACCCAGCGCAGCAAACACCAGCTGCCTCGCAACCACCGCCTTCCTCCACAACCCCGCACCACCCCAGACAAATCCAGAAACCCCAAGACCTTCAGCAGTGTGCAGAACTCAGGAAGACGTCCCAGCAGGACTCAAACCCCAGTGACTAATGGCTCAGCGATTAGAGTGCTCACTGAGAACCCTGAGGTTCTGAGGTCATCCAGGAGAAGGAGAGGCCTCCCCCCCGACACCAGCCCCACCCCTCTGAACAACAAGAACTCAAAGAAGGCCAGGACAGTGCAGTGCAGCCATGCTGATGTCCCAGAGGAGAGGGACTGCCATGTTGGGGAGATCCCTCAGAGGGACGCCAGCTGTGATGCAGATGTAAGTGAAATCACTGAAGACCTTCCACAGGACACATGTGTTGGAGAGATGGCAGTGGAGAGGGGTTGTGGCGTTAGTGAAGACAAACATGTTGAAACGTTGTCCGCCGTCCCTTCTCAAGAAGAGGTCAACCTTTCCACCATGATCACACACTCTGAGCTAGGCCCCGTCAGTGAGGTCATCAGCAGACATCTGAGAGGCCGAAGGCTCCAGAGACATCAGACTGTCCCCAGACTAATGACCAGGACTGCTGATTCCAGGAGGAGGACTGCTGCCATTCAAGCTGCTATGAACTCATTGacttctacacacacacacagtaacccACCAGCCAGTGTTTTTGCCAAGCACACTGCTAAGGGCACTAACACATGTACTAGCAAGGACATGACCAAGTGTACTTCACCATCCAGCATATGCTCCACAATCCTGAATTCCAAAGGTGCTGTAAAAGACTCTTCTAAGGGTACCACAGAGGACTGTTCAGCTGTCAGTAGTTATTCCAACACTTCCAGGGGCTCTGCAAAGGGCCCCACCCAGACCAAGTCTACTACCTCAGCCATTAAGACCAGAAGCAGCCCTAGAATCCTTCAGAGGCGCTAA
- the LOC117461123 gene encoding serine/arginine repetitive matrix protein 1-like isoform X3, protein MSTDRPKRNIIKKKYDISDGMPWCEERLVRKVLFLSLREFRDTHRATQRNSHIHTRAHKHTTKSTLLHAQRKTRTLPKTHKQQNTRTRQSVHTPRQRPPITHTQKNTQNMHISKPPHNVSQDSCTPRNKCTSALQNMQTQSGRMAHTVQPTRDNTHTLQRNAASTRTLRSHKTLPLLNSKHTHVAQHKHSVKNTQTLLKAATPPRTLRSHPPTRLRGSLVNGSISGCQSLLSARWSLSLQTQLRPAGLHRHRDDSSSKRPRLQAQRKFAQSPPSSPGPPAMMSSARGSAALPSNMGFLASGRAKEPAGTQHLPSCLPTNHKTAAQGNNTRLFSRTTVQRDSRSLRGGSFCPLSARAQRRRDRERRSREGGAERHLLRPRQVRRTDQVSMVTGLSDQRASCVRSVPILKASSGGASRRSPRPSPRPSPRPSPRPSPRPSPRPSNTCKPRLQEAKKKHLTQRSKHQLPRNHRLPPQPRTTPDKSRNPKTFSSVQNSGRRPSRTQTPVTNGSAIRVLTENPEVLRSSRRRRGLPPDTSPTPLNNKNSKKARTVQCSHADVPEERDCHVGEIPQRDASCDADVSEITEDLPQDTCVGEMAVERGCGVSEDKHVETLSAVPSQEEVNLSTMITHSELGPVSEVISRHLRGRRLQRHQTVPRLMTRTADSRRRTAAIQAAMNSLTSTHTHSNPPASVFAKHTAKGTNTCTSKDMTKCTSPSSICSTILNSKGAVKDSSKGTTEDCSAVSSYSNTSRGSAKGPTQTKSTTSAIKTRSSPRILQRR, encoded by the exons ATGAGTACGGACAGACCCAAACGGAACATCATCAAAAAGAAATAT GACATCAGTGACGGCATGCCGTGGTGTGAAGAACGTCTCGTCCGCAAAGTCCTCTTCCTGTCCCTCAGGGAATTCAGAGACACACACCGTGCCACACAAAGaaactcacacatacacacgcgtGCACACAAGCACACAACTAAAAGTACTCTCCTTCATGCTCAGCGAAAGACACGGACACTGCCAAAAACCCACAAGCAGCAAAACACACGCACAAGACAGAGTGTGCACACGCCACGACAAAGACCacctatcacacacacacagaaaaacacacaaaatatgCACATTTCAAAACCCCCCCATAACGTGTCTCAGGACTCGTGCACACCGAGAAATAAATGTACGTCCGCCCTACAGAACATGCAAACACAATCAGGGAGAATGGCACACACTGTACAACCCACAcgagataacacacacacactccagagGAACGCTGCATCCACCAGGACACTACGCTCGCATAAAACACTGCCGCTGCTCAactcaaaacacacacatgttgcCCAGCACAAACACTCAGTGAAGAACACACAGACACTGCTGAAGGCTGCTACCCCCCCGAGGACGCTGCGCTCACACCCCCCCACACGCCTCAGGG GCTCCCTGGTTAATGGCAGCATCAGCGGCTGTCAGTCCCTGCTGTCGGCCCGCTGGAGCCTCTCCCTCCAGACGCAGCTCCGCCCGGCCGGCCTCCACCGCCACAGGGACGACTCGTCCAGCAAGAG ACCCCGGCTGCAGGCGCAGAGGAAGTTTGCTCAGTCCCCTCCCAGCTCTCCAGGGCCGCCAGCAATGATGTCATCAGCACGAG GTTCAGCAGCGTTGCCTAGCAACATGGGCTTCTTAGCGAGTGGACGAGCGAAGGAGCCAGCTGGCACTCAGCATCTTCCTTCCTGCCTCCCAACCAATCACAAGACTGCAGCGCAGGGGAATAACACACGCCTCTTCAGCAGAACAACAG TGCAGCGGGACTCTCGCTCTCTGAGGGGGGGCTCCTTCTGCCCTCTGAGCGCCCGGGCACAGAGGAggagggacagagagaggaggagtAGAGAGGGGGGAGCTGAGAGACACCTGCTGAGACCCCGGCAGGTCAGGAGGACAGACCAG gtttccatggtgactgGACTCTCTGATCAAAGAGCTTCCTGTGTCAGGTCAGTACCCATATTAAAGGCGAGCTCCGGGGGAGCAAGCAGACGCTCCCCCAGGCCCTCCCCCAGGCCCTCCCCCAGGCCCTCCCCCAGACCCTCCCCCAGACCCTCCCCCAGGCCTAGCAATACCTGTAAACCCAGACTCCAGGAAGCCAAAAAAAAACACCTCACCCAGCGCAGCAAACACCAGCTGCCTCGCAACCACCGCCTTCCTCCACAACCCCGCACCACCCCAGACAAATCCAGAAACCCCAAGACCTTCAGCAGTGTGCAGAACTCAGGAAGACGTCCCAGCAGGACTCAAACCCCAGTGACTAATGGCTCAGCGATTAGAGTGCTCACTGAGAACCCTGAGGTTCTGAGGTCATCCAGGAGAAGGAGAGGCCTCCCCCCCGACACCAGCCCCACCCCTCTGAACAACAAGAACTCAAAGAAGGCCAGGACAGTGCAGTGCAGCCATGCTGATGTCCCAGAGGAGAGGGACTGCCATGTTGGGGAGATCCCTCAGAGGGACGCCAGCTGTGATGCAGATGTAAGTGAAATCACTGAAGACCTTCCACAGGACACATGTGTTGGAGAGATGGCAGTGGAGAGGGGTTGTGGCGTTAGTGAAGACAAACATGTTGAAACGTTGTCCGCCGTCCCTTCTCAAGAAGAGGTCAACCTTTCCACCATGATCACACACTCTGAGCTAGGCCCCGTCAGTGAGGTCATCAGCAGACATCTGAGAGGCCGAAGGCTCCAGAGACATCAGACTGTCCCCAGACTAATGACCAGGACTGCTGATTCCAGGAGGAGGACTGCTGCCATTCAAGCTGCTATGAACTCATTGacttctacacacacacacagtaacccACCAGCCAGTGTTTTTGCCAAGCACACTGCTAAGGGCACTAACACATGTACTAGCAAGGACATGACCAAGTGTACTTCACCATCCAGCATATGCTCCACAATCCTGAATTCCAAAGGTGCTGTAAAAGACTCTTCTAAGGGTACCACAGAGGACTGTTCAGCTGTCAGTAGTTATTCCAACACTTCCAGGGGCTCTGCAAAGGGCCCCACCCAGACCAAGTCTACTACCTCAGCCATTAAGACCAGAAGCAGCCCTAGAATCCTTCAGAGGCGCTAA